ATATCAGGGTTCATCTGCTCAAAGCCGGTGGAAGGATCATACTCTGCCCATGTCTTAATACTTACCCTTGTACCAAACAGGTCAAGCCCTGTCCAGTTGATATCATAATTGAACTGCTGGGTGGTTGCACTGGGATCGATGACCCCATCAAAAGAGAATGCAAGCTTTGTCTCCATGAGACGAATACCAGTCCAATTGACATCATACTCTATCTTTCCATCCGGGTTGCTGGTTTTCTGCCGTTCATACAGGAAGTTGAGACTCAGGTTCGTCTCACCGATGGCAACCCCTGTTACGTCAAATTCCAGATGGTCCTCGCGATCATCCCAATTCTCCAGTGTTCCATCATTCTGTGAAGTGTAGGCAGTTAGATTGAGCAATCCGAAAGTTCCAAGCAAGTTCGTGTCTTTCGCTTTTACGCCAAACAGGAAACCGGTCTCATCGTTGTCAAACTTCGGGTAAGGCAGCGCTAGGAAGGTGTTTGAATCCTCAATAAAGAATGTGACCGTGTAATAGGCTATACCATCGGAAAATGAGGTGAAGGAGTATTCATAGTCAACGTTCAAGAAAAGCTGCTTATTGACCAGTGTCTGGCGTTTAGCATTCAGGGCCTTCAGGAACGCATCTTCGCTCTTCCAGACAGGGTCTCCATCAGAAGGGATAATGGCACTACGTAAGGCAAACTGTGTAGTCTTTCCAGAAACCTCAAACTCATACGATTGTATTGCATAGCCAGTAATATCTTCAGATGTCAACAATGTATTGGATTCAGCGGCAAGGCCTCCGATAAAAAGCAATAAAAAAAGGCATACCAAGAGTGCCTGTTTCTTCAATATATTCATACCACCTCAATTTCCACGAGAAACTTATGCTCATTGACAAGATTAGTTGCTTTACTTGTCAGTGTCAACACATAGTAAACAGAACTCCGACAAGGAGGTAACAGGGAAAACGGCAGTATAGTAATAATCCTAGTAGATTGGTATCAAACCCGGGAATTTCTTAAGACAAATCCCCGGGTTGCAAAATTAGTTAGAAAAAGATTCTTACTCCAACCTGTACAATATGATCCAACTCAGCATCAGACCAGGGGCCAAATTTCGCAAAACGTCCATCGAAGAATACATCTTCCTCATTGGTGAGGGGACGATCCCACTCTGAAAGGAACTGGTAGGAAGCGGTTATACTGATCGGGGTACCTTCAAACTTCTTGGTTCCGGTAGCTTTCACTGAAAGCTTGTGGTTGAAGACATTCCCCCAGAAATCCTTCTCTGGATACAAGTGGTCCTCTGGGTAGTACATATACTGATACATTTCATACCCATACTGACCACTTCTCGCCTGGTACTTGCCTTGCAACTGGGCTGTCCAGCCCTTGGATAGCCCAAAGTCAAATTGCAGGAGAATTTCCTGGGAGTTTGGATTCAATGGATACCCGAGGTTCTCGCCCTTGTTCACATAGAAGGTCTCTGCATAGGTTTCATAGATAAGGTACTGCCCACCACTCTCCTCTATCATGGTTCTTCCATCCTCGGAGTACCATGTGGATCCACTTGAAACATCAATTTCTTCCTCACTACTCCCTTTTTGTGTGAAAGTAATCTTAAGAGGATCCCCATTACTTTCTTGCGTATACGTAAATTCCCTACCTTGATCAGATATGATAGTTATTTCTGTTTCAGTAGCATCCAGAAGCCCTGGATCTATCGCACCGGTAAACTCCCTCATTGGGTAGTGGGTATAGACAAACGGGCCTATATAGGTCCACTGGAGGGTCATGGAGGAAAAGCTGCCAATGGGGATTGGCACAACCAGTCCTGCCTGGAAGGCAAACATATTCCTAGGTGCCTTGAGCATGGTTACGGGATTCCCCACTACGTTCATCTCATTCATTGCCATGGCACCGTAGAGACGTGCCTTCGAGGGAAGTGTATAGGAGAAATCGAGGCCTGCAAACACATCGTCAATGTCACCAAGGCTGTTCTGTTGGAACATATAGATGGCAAATGGGTTGAGATAGCTCAGCTCAAACCGTTTCTGCCAGATGGTCGATTCAAAAATGGAAAGGGTCAGGTTCTTCGTGGCGTCCAACTCTACCCGGTGGGCACTGAAATTGTTGTTGTAGGTATAGTTTGCCTTGTCTTCCTTTGACCCTCCGTAGTAGTCAGAGAGGAATGGCTGTCCATCAATATCGCGGAGGGAGAATTTGCCTAAGGACCCGTTGATTACTGAGTAACGTAGCCAATGGGTCAAGTTAACGCTGATATCAATACCGTCGAAGCTTCTTGCACTGCCACTGAGCATCAGATTGTTCAGGCCTGGGCCCCAGTCTCTCTTGATCGATCCCCAGCGCAGCAACAAATCCCCATCAAAGAGTGAGACTGCCAGCTCTGGGGAAAGGGTAAGACTAGTGTTCAGCTTGTCGAAGGGAATGGAACTGGGAGGATTACCACCCTCAGTCAGACGCATATAGAACCCTTCTCCGGGGATGGTAAACTCGGAGGGAAGGAAAACCCGGTTATTCAGCTTATCAAGCACCAGACCAAAGTCCATGTTGAATGAGACGTTTTTGCCGATATCACCCTTCATGAATGCTACTACGGTATTTCTGGAATCATATTCCTTGGTTACCAGACTTACCGTCTGTTGGGTGCCAAGGGTGATGCCAAATGCAGCTCCCAACGCTTTCTCTTCATCAAATGTACGAAGGTACCCTGTGGAGAACAGTTGGTCCGCATAGGAGTCTGATGTTCCATAGGATGCTTGTAATTCTGTAATCAAGGAGTTCAAATCATTAATTTCAGCATTGCTCAGGGAATCAGTCTGTTCAGCCACCTTGGTGAGCAAGGAGATGACCGTACTCGCACTGTATGGCTTAACGGCCGGCTGGTTCTCTATTAAGCCACGGATTTGGGCGACTTCCAGAATCTGGTAAGCGCGGTGGCCGACCGGCACGGCGGTATGCTGAGCAGCAAAAATAGAGCCCATGGTGATCATCACCACCAAGCCCATCAAAACAATCACACGTTTCATATATGGCAATCCTAAGTTATTGGTTCTCTAGCGTATCAAGTTGGTCCCTGAACCAGTTCTGCAATGCGACGATACGCCTTCTAAATGCTGAAGGGAGATCGACTTCCAATCCAAAAATGGAGACAACAGGATCTCTTCCATCGATACTGGTCAAGGCATATAAAAGCAAGCCATCATCGAGTTGATAGGTTCCCATGTTGATCGTAAGTTGTTCTTTCTTTACTGCAGTGAAAATTCCCAATACCCGAATAGTATTGATATTCTTGATCTCTACGAAGATCTCCTTATCACTGTTTGTATAGGTGTGCAGGTAGCGGTTACCACCAAAAGAGGTATCACGCTGATAGACATAACTCTGAGCTGAATAAGGGAATACCGTTGCTACAGGGTCTGGAATCAGATTGTTGAGATTCTTACTGTCTTCCATGTAGGAAGATTTCTCAATGAGGAGCTTAGGTTTGTTTCCTGCACGCCAAGAGATATAGGTCAACCCTTCCTGCGTTGAAATTGCTCTCAGACTATTGAAAATTGCCAGCTGCCGTTCAGCTTTATTCATCGCCTTTAGTGTTTCACCATAGGGTATATAACTCACTGCAGCAACAGAAAAACCATCCTGAATTGATTGGACCTCAATAGCACGCCGGTAGGACTCGCTTCCTTTCACGAAATATTGGGTCAGAGGTTCTCCCTCAAGTGCATACTCATTGATCATCTCTCCTGATTCCAGAGCTTGGTATTGCTCCGGTGACAATTGGGGCAAAGCTGAACGAATCTCTGATGCATTCGCCCAAATAGCTCCTATGCCGAGACAGCAAACCAAACAAAACGTCAATACCCTCTTTCCCATGAAAAACTCCCTTGTATCTCTAGTACGCATTCTCATTGACAAACCCTCTGAAGAAGGTGAAGAGAATGATCTTGAAATCAAAAATCATATTCCAGTTTCTGATATAGTACAGGTCAAACTCAATCCGCCTCTCCAAAGAAGTATTACCACGCCAACCGTTGACCTGGGCCCAACCAGATATTCCTGATTTAACACGGTGACGCATTCTATATCCTGGAATTTCCTTGTTGAACCGCTCTACCAATGCTGGACGTTCTGGACGAGGCCCGATGAGACTCATCGAACCCCCGATTACATTGAACAATTGTGGCAACTCATCCAAGCTGGTCTTCCTGAGGAACCGTCCAATTTCCGTCACTCTCGGGTCATTCTCTTCGGTCCAGTGCGTATTATCCTCAGGTATGTCGTTACGCATACTTCTGAACTTGTACATCGTAAAGATTTTTTCATCCCTCGTCACCCTCTGTTGCTTGAAGATGACCGGGCCAGGAGACGAGAGTTTAATCAGTAGTGCAATAATGGCCAAGAGAGGACTGATAAGAATAACCCCAACTGTGCAGGACAACACATCAAACACACGTTTGGAAATTCTCCCAAATACATTGATTTCAGCAGCATTGAGCGTCAGGATAGGAATCCACCTGAAATCAGAGATATTGGTTCCAATATGGGATTCAGGAAGATGAGGAAGCATGATTACCTTCTCATTCAACAGATCCAAACCTTCGGCAACTGCGGCTTTCTCGCGGGTATGTTCCTCAGGAGGATAGCTGATAACCACCAAATCGGGAAAGGTCTCTTGAACTGCCTCACGTAGGGTAACATTTTTCAGTTGTTTGATACCCCCGATCGGACTCCCTTGTGCATCATACTGCCCTACCAACTTGATACCTTGGACACGCGTGCTATGTAGTGCCTTTTCATATTGCAAGAGACTCTCACCAAATCCAACCAATAGAATCCTGCGAGAATATTTTCCTTTACGATAACAGGACTTGATATAGCTGGAGACTATGGTGCGTTCCGTTACAAGCAGCGCAACCAACAAGAAAAAATGTAGAGCTATGGAGAGTCTACTTACTTTCTGGGGAAACAGAAAATAGAGTGTAATAACGAGAAGGAGAAATCCTTCAAAGCTGCTGAACACAAGCTTACTTGTCTGTTTTCGCCAAGAGTGTTCCAAATCCTCTTCATAGAGCCCATTCTTACTGAGGAAAAAGAGGGTATAAGCCAATACCAGTATGGAAATTCTCAAGAAAATGAAAAAGTCATTCGACATACCGCCTGGAATGACATAGAACCTGAGGTAACCAGCCAGCAACCATGATAACAAGATCATGAGGCTGTCCAAAAACACCTTCAAAGCCAACAGCGTTCGATTGCTACTCTTCATGTCCGCTTTTTACCCATCCTCTTCTTTTCGGTGGTACGCTCAAGAGAAGGAAATGCAATGCATTACACTTGCCGAACACACTTCACACATTATGTTGATGATATCACACCAACTGGAGTTGAGGAACTCCCCTTACAGTTTTAGATATGCAGGTGATCATCATATCGGTCGCTGAGAATCTTTTTGCAGTAGGAGTCCTTTTGCTTCAGGATTTTCGACCCTCTTGTAATCTTACACAAGGAGATACCGTATGAGGAAGCAATCTCACGCTGAGGAAGCCCCTGATAGAGGTCCTTCATCAAATTCCAGCGAAGCAAAATCGCCTTCCGCTCACTCGGTGTGAGCATCTCCTCAAACAACTTGGCCATATCCTCAGGGTTATTAGTTGCACTAAAGACCTCGATCAAATCCTTATATTCAGTATCCATGGATCCTCCGTTTCATTTCATACTACAAAGAGAAACAGAAGCGGTCAAGCAACGCTATTTGCAAAACATTCTGCGATAGCTATACTATCGGCCAAGGAGCAATAGTGTGAGTGAGAATACTTATAGTAAAAAAACAATGCGTGTTCTCCTGTTTCTACAACAGGGAGAGTTGACCGAACATCGAATCTACAGCTTTCTCGCATCCCGGGTGAAGGATGAACATAACAGCAATGTGTTACGCCGTATTGCCGATGAAGAACTCAGGCATGCCAAAATCTGGCAGAAACTGACTGGCAAGGAAGTAAGAATCAATACGTTCAAACTCTGGTTCTACAGTTTCATGGCAATCATCCTTGGATATACCTTCGTCCTGAAGAAAATGGAGAAAGGAGAGGATAAAGCCACCAAGGCTTACCGTTCCCTGATCGCTGAAGTACCCCAGGCAAAACAGATCAGTGAAGATGAGGATAGACACGAACAACAACTGCTTGCAATGCTCGATGAGGAACGCTTGCAATACATCGGTTCAATGGTTCTTGGTTTAAGCGATGCACTTGTTGAACTCTCAGGTACACTGGCTGGATTGACTTTCGCGTTGCAGAATACCCGTCTCATTGCCCTATCCGGCTTGATAACCGGTATTTCAGCAACCCTTTCCATGGCATCCAGCGAGTATCTCTCTGCAAAGAACAGCGGGGAAAAGAATGCTGCAAAGAGCAGCATGTACACTGGTATTGCCTATCTCTTCACCGTAGCCTTCATGGTTCTCCCCTACTTGCTTCTTGATAGCTATATGGCCGCCTTGCTTATCATGCTGGTGGTCGTCATTGTCATCATTATGCTTTTTACCTATTATACTGCAGTAGCAAAAGACCTTCCCTTTGGGAAACGTTTCTTGGAAATGGCACTCATCAGTCTCGGTGTTGCTGCCATATCGTTTGTGATCGGAATCCTCGTCAAGCGATTCCTGGGAATTGATATCTAAATGAAATACCTTGAATTTAACAACCTTAAGCTTTCGCAAATTGCCCTCGGGTGCGACCATTATGGCGAGTCCATCAAAGAAGAGATAGCACTGAAGCAGTTGGATATTTTTGCAGACGCAGGAGGGAATCTCCTCGACACTGCCCATATCTATGGACAAGGCAAGGCAGGCACACTCTCCAGCAGTGAATTGGTTCTTGGCAAATGGATGCAGGATACAGGGTCAAGAGATAAGATGGTTGTTGCATCGAAGGGATGTCATCCATACAAGGAAGATATGCATAGAAGCAGAATAAACAAAGCTGACATGATGTTGGATATCAACCAAAGCCTTGATTCCTTGAGGACAGATCATCTGGATATCTGGTTCTTCCATCGGGACAATCCTGAAATGCCAGCCGATGAAATCATCGATATGGCTGGAGAGCTCGTTGAGAAAAACCTGGTTCGTCACCTGGGAGCATCGAACTGGACCACCGAGAGGATTGCACAGGCCAACACATGGGCAAAAAAACACGGAAAGCCAGCATTTTCGATGAGTGAGATCCAGTGGAGTCTTGCCCATTGCACACCGGAGACCTGGGGTGATGATACCTTGGTTTGCATGACAGAGGAACAGAGACAATGGTATGAGAAGGAAGCCATGCCGGTCATGTGTTTCTCACCACAGGCAAAAGGTCTCTTTTCAAAAGTGATTGCAGGTAAGACGGAAACGCTCAGTGATACGGCAAAGCGCCGATTCCTTACTGATATCAACCTGGCCCTCGTGCCCAAGGTTGAGAAGCTAACCTCCCAGTTGCATGTCTCTCCCTCAGCGATAGCCATGGCATATCTTACAAGCCAGAGGAATCCAACCATTGCAATTGCTGGATCGAGCAAGATAGCCCAGATCACAGAAACTCTAGCAGGGAGTGATATGATCTTGAGTGAAGAACAAATCGCCTTCTTGAGCGAAGATCTTCGCTAACTTGCTTGTATCTAACACGGTGAGACAGTAGGATACACTTCATGACGCAATCCCTCACTCAGGTTGCTCTCTTTCTCTTCATCATAATACTTGCCCAGATCCTGAAGCGGATCGGATTATTTACGGAGAAGGAAGGGAGCACGCTGTCCAGCATTAGCTTGAATATCACCCTTCCAGCAGCTATCGTGGCTAGTTTCAACACCTTCACGATGGACTACTCCCTGTTGGTGTTGGTTGCCTATGGAATTGGGGCGAATATCCTGCTCGCCACCCTCTCCTACCTTTTTATGTGCAAGCAGAGCAATTCGCTGAAGGCATATGCCCTCCTAAGTGGATCGACCTATAACGTTGGCAACTTCTCTTTCCCTTTCATCCAATCCCTCTTCGGTGCCCAAGCCTTGGTTGCAGCCTCTCTGTTCGACCTAGGCAATGCACTGATGACCACAGGACTAACCTACTCCCTGGCAAGTTCTGTCTCCCAGGGAAAACGTCCAGAAACTACTGACATTATAAGGAAACTCTTCACCAGTGTACCATTCATCACCTATCTGGTTATGATCACGCTCTCCTTCGCCCACATTCGGTTACCCCTCTTTCTCCAAGACTGGATGGTGGCCATAGGAAAAGCAAACCCGATCATCGCTATGTTGATGATCGGGATAATGTTGGACATTCATTTTGAGAAAAGTTGGATCAAGTATACACTGGGGTTACTGACCATACGATACGGAATGGGTATCCTGATGGCCTGGTATTTTATCGTTCATACCGATTTCAATCAGATCATCAAGACAACCCTGGTATTCGTCGTATTCAGCCCAAGCGCTACCAGTTCGGTAGCTTTTCTTGAAAAGCTGACTGATGAGAAGAAGCTTGCTTCCTTTACCTCCTCTCTCTCAGTCTTGGCAAGTATTGCCAGCTTTACCATCCTCTCTCTTTTGGTTACCTAGCCGAAGAGGTAGGAGTTAACCAGATTGTTCAGGTACTCCTGCTTCCCACTGCGCTTTTCGATCTGAACATTGCGACCGATAGCGGCAAGAGATGCAAGATCCATGGAACCATCTTCAAACTTCTTCCCATCCCCTGCATCAAATGAAGCATAGCGGTTCTTGACGAACGTATCGAACAATCCTTCATCGATGATCTTGTGGGCAACCTCAAGACCAAGAGCAAAACTATCCATACCACCGATATGAGCAATGAAGAGATCTTCAAGGTCGGTGGAGTTACGCCTTCTCTTTGCATCAAAGTTTAGTCCACCGCTACCCAGACCACCGTGACGCAAGATAACCAACATCGCCATCGTGGTAGCATATACATCGGTCGGGAACTCATCAGTATCCCATCCATTGATCGAGTCACCCTGGTTTGCATCGACACTGCCAAGCATACCATGACTTGCAGAGACCAACAGATCATGGTCGAAGGTGTGACCTGCCAAGGTTGCATGGTTGGCTTCAATATTGCACTTGAAATCCTTATCCAAACCATACTCCTTGAGGAATCCGATTGTGGTGGCAGCATCATAGTCATACTGGTGCTTGGTCGGTTCCATCGGCTTTGGTTCGATCAAGAAGGTTCCCTTGAACCCAATACTCCGTCCATAGTCACGTGCCATGGTAAGGAATCGAGCCAGATGATCCTGCTCACGCTTCATGTCGGTATTCAAGAGACTCATGTACCCCTCTCTACCACCCCAGAAGACATAATTCTGTCCACCGAGTTTCACGTTCACATCCAGACTATTCTTCACCTGTACTGCTGCACGGGCAACAACATTGAAATCAGGGTTGGTTGCTGCTCCGTTCATGTAGATAGGATGCGTGAATACATTAGCGGTATTCCAGAGCAATTTCACGCCACTTGCTTTCTGTCTTGCGAGCAATTCGTCAGCAATCTTGTGAAACGTCTTCTCATAGGTCACAGCATCTTCACTATCGGGAGAAGCATCCACATCGTGGAAACAATAGTAGGGAGTCCCCAGCTTGGTGAAGAACTCGAAAGCTGCATCAGCCTTGGCAACTGCATTCGCAAATGGGTCAGACTTCCTGAATGGAAAGTCCATCGTTGAACTACCGAAGGGATCCGTACCATCTGCACAGAAGCTGTGCCAATAGGCAGTCGCAAATCGAAGATGCTCGGCCATTGTCTTGCCGCCAATCATCTTCTTAGCATCATAATACTTGAATGCGAGAGGGTTCTTGCTTCCCTTTCCCTCAAACGCAATCTTTCCGATTCCCTTAAAATATTCCTGATCTCCGACAAAATATTCCATTACATCCTCCTACTGAAATAAAGGCGTCATCGCCTCAACATACGATTGATAACGCTCGTATGCCTTCGCATACTGCGCTCCTGATTCC
The sequence above is drawn from the uncultured Sphaerochaeta sp. genome and encodes:
- a CDS encoding DUF6675 family protein yields the protein MGKRVLTFCLVCCLGIGAIWANASEIRSALPQLSPEQYQALESGEMINEYALEGEPLTQYFVKGSESYRRAIEVQSIQDGFSVAAVSYIPYGETLKAMNKAERQLAIFNSLRAISTQEGLTYISWRAGNKPKLLIEKSSYMEDSKNLNNLIPDPVATVFPYSAQSYVYQRDTSFGGNRYLHTYTNSDKEIFVEIKNINTIRVLGIFTAVKKEQLTINMGTYQLDDGLLLYALTSIDGRDPVVSIFGLEVDLPSAFRRRIVALQNWFRDQLDTLENQ
- a CDS encoding undecaprenyl-phosphate glucose phosphotransferase; amino-acid sequence: MKSSNRTLLALKVFLDSLMILLSWLLAGYLRFYVIPGGMSNDFFIFLRISILVLAYTLFFLSKNGLYEEDLEHSWRKQTSKLVFSSFEGFLLLVITLYFLFPQKVSRLSIALHFFLLVALLVTERTIVSSYIKSCYRKGKYSRRILLVGFGESLLQYEKALHSTRVQGIKLVGQYDAQGSPIGGIKQLKNVTLREAVQETFPDLVVISYPPEEHTREKAAVAEGLDLLNEKVIMLPHLPESHIGTNISDFRWIPILTLNAAEINVFGRISKRVFDVLSCTVGVILISPLLAIIALLIKLSSPGPVIFKQQRVTRDEKIFTMYKFRSMRNDIPEDNTHWTEENDPRVTEIGRFLRKTSLDELPQLFNVIGGSMSLIGPRPERPALVERFNKEIPGYRMRHRVKSGISGWAQVNGWRGNTSLERRIEFDLYYIRNWNMIFDFKIILFTFFRGFVNENAY
- a CDS encoding Trp family transcriptional regulator — translated: MDTEYKDLIEVFSATNNPEDMAKLFEEMLTPSERKAILLRWNLMKDLYQGLPQREIASSYGISLCKITRGSKILKQKDSYCKKILSDRYDDHLHI
- a CDS encoding VIT1/CCC1 transporter family protein; its protein translation is MSENTYSKKTMRVLLFLQQGELTEHRIYSFLASRVKDEHNSNVLRRIADEELRHAKIWQKLTGKEVRINTFKLWFYSFMAIILGYTFVLKKMEKGEDKATKAYRSLIAEVPQAKQISEDEDRHEQQLLAMLDEERLQYIGSMVLGLSDALVELSGTLAGLTFALQNTRLIALSGLITGISATLSMASSEYLSAKNSGEKNAAKSSMYTGIAYLFTVAFMVLPYLLLDSYMAALLIMLVVVIVIIMLFTYYTAVAKDLPFGKRFLEMALISLGVAAISFVIGILVKRFLGIDI
- a CDS encoding aldo/keto reductase, producing MKYLEFNNLKLSQIALGCDHYGESIKEEIALKQLDIFADAGGNLLDTAHIYGQGKAGTLSSSELVLGKWMQDTGSRDKMVVASKGCHPYKEDMHRSRINKADMMLDINQSLDSLRTDHLDIWFFHRDNPEMPADEIIDMAGELVEKNLVRHLGASNWTTERIAQANTWAKKHGKPAFSMSEIQWSLAHCTPETWGDDTLVCMTEEQRQWYEKEAMPVMCFSPQAKGLFSKVIAGKTETLSDTAKRRFLTDINLALVPKVEKLTSQLHVSPSAIAMAYLTSQRNPTIAIAGSSKIAQITETLAGSDMILSEEQIAFLSEDLR
- a CDS encoding permease, with amino-acid sequence MTQSLTQVALFLFIIILAQILKRIGLFTEKEGSTLSSISLNITLPAAIVASFNTFTMDYSLLVLVAYGIGANILLATLSYLFMCKQSNSLKAYALLSGSTYNVGNFSFPFIQSLFGAQALVAASLFDLGNALMTTGLTYSLASSVSQGKRPETTDIIRKLFTSVPFITYLVMITLSFAHIRLPLFLQDWMVAIGKANPIIAMLMIGIMLDIHFEKSWIKYTLGLLTIRYGMGILMAWYFIVHTDFNQIIKTTLVFVVFSPSATSSVAFLEKLTDEKKLASFTSSLSVLASIASFTILSLLVT
- the xylA gene encoding xylose isomerase, which codes for MEYFVGDQEYFKGIGKIAFEGKGSKNPLAFKYYDAKKMIGGKTMAEHLRFATAYWHSFCADGTDPFGSSTMDFPFRKSDPFANAVAKADAAFEFFTKLGTPYYCFHDVDASPDSEDAVTYEKTFHKIADELLARQKASGVKLLWNTANVFTHPIYMNGAATNPDFNVVARAAVQVKNSLDVNVKLGGQNYVFWGGREGYMSLLNTDMKREQDHLARFLTMARDYGRSIGFKGTFLIEPKPMEPTKHQYDYDAATTIGFLKEYGLDKDFKCNIEANHATLAGHTFDHDLLVSASHGMLGSVDANQGDSINGWDTDEFPTDVYATTMAMLVILRHGGLGSGGLNFDAKRRRNSTDLEDLFIAHIGGMDSFALGLEVAHKIIDEGLFDTFVKNRYASFDAGDGKKFEDGSMDLASLAAIGRNVQIEKRSGKQEYLNNLVNSYLFG